Genomic DNA from Lagenorhynchus albirostris chromosome 9, mLagAlb1.1, whole genome shotgun sequence:
AAATGGCAGGGGCGATCTTCCTCTTTGGAGTACTGGCGAGTTTCCAGAACTGTCTGTGTTGGGCTTTGCAGGGCGCTGGGGTAGAGACTTTGACTCCAGTCCCTTCGCTAGCCATGACGGACGGGATCCTAGGGAAGGCAGCCACAATGGAGATCCCCATCCACGGGAATGGTGAAGCTGGGCAGCTTCCTGAGGATGATGGGCTGGAGCAGGTGCTTCTGTTTGATTCTTCATATTGTTTCACTTGAGGAATCCCAACTCATAAACCCTGAACCCTCGTCCCTATTCCAGTAGCCTTCCCCTAACTTACCTAATCTCCCTTCAATCTTTTTACAAATCTTTGTTCTGATTCTGTGCAGACTTCCCTTGTGTGCTCTCTCTATGATGCTTCAATCCAAGCTTGTTTTCACCCCCAAAATGCTTCAGCTGCCCCTATGTTCCTGAAGCCCCCCTCTTCTCTGGCCTATAGGACCTCCAGCAGGTGATGGTGTCAGGACCCAACCTCAATGAAACCAGCATTGTGTCTGGTGGCTATGGGGGCTCTGGTGATGGACTCATCCCCACAGGTATGAATGATCAGAACAGGACAGGAAGCCTGAGTGGAGAGGGGGAGAGTGGTGGTTCTAGGGAGCATAGAGTATGTCTAAGAAGGCTTGAATTATGTCTGGAGATCCTGGGAACCTCTGCTAGTATGAACCCTATGGAATCTCAGCCCAAGGCCAGTTCCCAGAGTTGTCCATCTGCTCCCACTTGTCATTTAGCCCCACTTGTCCTTTCTCTGCTGTCACCACCTAAGTCAAGCAAAGAACTCTgtttcccaggcctcccctgcctGCTCTGGAGCCTGAATCTGATTTGGAACTTTGTGAGGCTTCTCAGCGTTTTACTTTAGACTCTAACATTTAGAGGAACAAACAGCTCTGAATCTCACACTGACTAGTATCCACGTGGGAATGTCAGCCGGGTTTTCTGTTTGATGGACCCACTATCCTTGATCAGTCACCCCATACTCAGCCTATTTCCTGCTGTTTTCTCTACCCCTGTACGCTAGcaactccctcttccctccttcttcaGTCCCCACCGCCACTTCAGAAGGAGGCCGGATGTATATTGGGTTTTGGCTCTCAGGGCACAATGTATGAGTTCCTCCTAGTGAGTAGGAGAATCTAATTGTCTCTAGGTTCTGCTCCTTCAGGGAAGTCATTTTCATGTGCTGGGAGGGAAGTATGGGCGGAACCACAGAGGTGTCTGATTGTATCTGAGAGAGGCTGGTGTCAGAGAACTTGGTCCTTTAGGGTCTGGCCGCCATCCATCTCACAATACCAACTCTGCTGGCCCTGGAGATGAGGTGGCTCGGGGCATCGCTGGAGAGAAGTTTGACATCGTCAAGAAATGGGGCATCAACACATATAAGGTGGGATTCAAgcacctctcccttcccccaaactcccctgGGTACCTTTTCCCCATCTTCCAGATCCTAATGTCCCATCTGTGGCTGAGACTAGGAGCCTGGGGATGCTGGGGTAGGTACGTTTTGGGAGGACAGGGTGCTAGGGTCTCTGACCTATTCCCTCACTTCCCAATCAGTGTACAAAGCAGCTGTTATCAGAGCGATTTGGCCGAGGCTCCCGGACTGTGGACCTGGAGCTAGAGCTGCAGATTGAGCTGCTGCGTGAGACGAAGCGCAAGTATGAAAGTGTCCTGCAGCTGGGCCGGGCACTGACAGCCCACCTCTACAGCCTGCTGCAGACCCAGCATGCACTAGGGGACGCCTTTGCTGACCTCAGCCAGAAGTCCCCAGAGCTTCAGGTGCCTCAGCCAGGCCTGAgagggtggggggctgggccCGGGCCCACCAGGCAGTCAcccctcagcctccctccctcctgcagccCAGAGGGAGAACCCCTCCAGGGCgggcccagctctgcccccagcaGCACCCACCTGTGGAGGCAGGGGCTCGTACGGAGGTCCAGAAgttggagggggtggggcaggcggCACACCAGGTGCCTCACAAGTACCCCTCTCTGCATTGACAGGAATGCCTTCAGTGCTCAGCCTAATCGGAGCCCCTCCTTTGCCTGCTGCACTAGCTTTCCCTACTCCAGTTCTGTGAACTTTATCTGAGGCCCTCACTCCCACATTCCTGTCCCAGGCATCCCCAGGGCAGCCCCACTAACTTTCTGGCTAAGAGAGCCTTGCTGGAGGCAGTGCTGGGTTGTTCCACTTTCAATGGCTGGTTCCTCccgggagaggaggggaaagaagggCCCTACAGCCCCGACTGTTACTCAAGGCCTGTCCCTCCCTTCTGCCCTCAGGAGGAATTTGGCTACAATGCAGAGACGCAGAAGCTGCTGTGCAAGAATGGAGAGACGCTGCTAGGGGCTGTGAACTTCTTTGTCTCTAGCATCAACACGTTGGTAACCAAGACCATGGAAGACACACTCATGACTGTCAAACAGTATGAGGCTGCCAGGTGTGGGCACTGGCAGGGCCTAGGGTTTGGGGCATTTGGCTGGCATGGGTGGAAGTTTGAGCTTTAGGGGCACAAGAattgagaaaagaaaggagagtaTGTGTGGAGGGCAAAGGGGTGGAGACCAGCCCAtatcaccccctccccaggctggaaTACGATGCCTACCGGACAGACTTAGAGGAGCTGAGCCTAGGCCCCCGTGATGCAGGGATGCGCGGTCGACTTGAGAGTGCCCAGGCCACTTTCCAGGCCCATCGGGACA
This window encodes:
- the ARFIP2 gene encoding arfaptin-2 isoform X1, with protein sequence MTDGILGKAATMEIPIHGNGEAGQLPEDDGLEQDLQQVMVSGPNLNETSIVSGGYGGSGDGLIPTGSGRHPSHNTNSAGPGDEVARGIAGEKFDIVKKWGINTYKCTKQLLSERFGRGSRTVDLELELQIELLRETKRKYESVLQLGRALTAHLYSLLQTQHALGDAFADLSQKSPELQEEFGYNAETQKLLCKNGETLLGAVNFFVSSINTLVTKTMEDTLMTVKQYEAARLEYDAYRTDLEELSLGPRDAGMRGRLESAQATFQAHRDKYEKLRGDVAIKLKFLEENKIKVMHKQLLLFHNAVSAYFAGNQKQLEQTLQQFNIKLRPPGAEKPSWLEEQ
- the ARFIP2 gene encoding arfaptin-2 isoform X2, with the translated sequence MVSGPNLNETSIVSGGYGGSGDGLIPTGSGRHPSHNTNSAGPGDEVARGIAGEKFDIVKKWGINTYKCTKQLLSERFGRGSRTVDLELELQIELLRETKRKYESVLQLGRALTAHLYSLLQTQHALGDAFADLSQKSPELQEEFGYNAETQKLLCKNGETLLGAVNFFVSSINTLVTKTMEDTLMTVKQYEAARLEYDAYRTDLEELSLGPRDAGMRGRLESAQATFQAHRDKYEKLRGDVAIKLKFLEENKIKVMHKQLLLFHNAVSAYFAGNQKQLEQTLQQFNIKLRPPGAEKPSWLEEQ